One Marasmius oreades isolate 03SP1 chromosome 2, whole genome shotgun sequence DNA segment encodes these proteins:
- the MIS3 gene encoding Ribosomal RNA assembly protein mis3 (BUSCO:EOG09263CG4), whose protein sequence is MSDTEVVVNKNKSHRKDKPWDTDDIDQWWKIDPFHPEDNKGGAFLEESSFATLFPKYREKYLREVWSVVTKALETHDVACTLDLVNGSMSVRTTRKTYDPYIIFKARDMIKLLARGVAVQQAVKILDDNISCDIIKIGNLVRNKERFVKRRQRIIGPDGSTLKAIELLTQCYVLVQGNTVSVMGPHKSLKEVRRIVLDCMKNIHPIYRIKELMIRRELAKDPKLATESWDRFLPQFRKSHLKTSERTAKKNERLAARNAARQVAGLEPATSQPTKKVYTPFPPAQQPRKVDLQLESGEYFLKKHEIEAREADKRKQKQAENTKNKRAERSQAFIAPVEGRHMTVEEKRHKKRKATEDENGQHVEKAKKKKHKATEDEVA, encoded by the exons ATGTCCGACACAGAGGTCGTCGTAAACAAGAATAAGAGTCATAGGAAGGATAAAC CTTGGGATACAGATGATATTGACCAGTGG TGGAAGATAGACCCTTTTCACCCAGAAGACAACAAGGGCGGCGCATTTCTCGAAGAATCCTCTTTTGCAACACTGTTTCCCAAATATCGAGAAAAATACCTCCGTGAAGTATGGAGTGTGGTGACAAAGGCTTTGGAAACACAC GATGTGGCGTGTACCTTGGACTTGGTTAACGGTTCCATGTCAGTCAGAACGACTCGCAAAACATACGATCCCTATATCATCTTTAAGGCACGAGATATGATTAAACTCCTAGCTCGTGGCGTTGCGGTTCAGCAGGCAGTCAAAATACTCGATGACAACATCTCCTGCGACATTATCAAAATTGGCAACCTTGTTCGGAATAAGGAACGGTTTGTGAAGCGAAGGCAGCGCATAATAGGTCCAGATGGCAGCACACTGAAG GCCATTGAATTGTTAACGCAGTGTTACGTGTTAGTACAGGGAAACACCGTCAGCGTTATGGGGCCTCACAAGTCATTGAAGGAGGTGCGGCGTATAGTATTGGATTGTATGAAAAACATTCATCCAATCTATAGAATCAAA GAACTGATGATACGCCGAGAACTCGCTAAAGACCCTAAACTGGCGACAGAGTCCTGGGACCGTTTCCTACCCCAGTTCAGGAAGAGTCACCTCAAAACGTCAGAGAGAACGGCTAAGAAGAACGAGCGACTTGCGGCTAGGAATGCGGCTCGACAAGTCGCCGGCCTGGAACCAGCAACATCACAACCCACCAAGAAAGTTTACACCCCCTTCCCACCAGCTCAACAACCTCGCAAA GTTGACCTTCAACTCGAATCTGGCGAATACTTCCTCAAGAAACATGAAATAGAGGCACGAGAAGCCGACAAAAGGAAGCAAAAG CAAGCGGAAAACACCAAGAACAAGCGTGCAGAGCGTAGCCAAGCATTCATAGCTCCTGTCGAAGGACGGCATATGACAGTCGAAGAAAAACGACACAAGAAGCGAAAAGCGACGGAGGACGAGAATGGGCAACATGTTGAAAaagcaaagaagaagaaacacaAAGCAACGGAAGATGAAGTTGCGTAG
- a CDS encoding uncharacterized protein (CAZy:AA2) produces the protein MKVGTFFLSSLPILFVLFSETFGYTWPSWTDELEDIMYLQGGFFHRGFHDGVSPCTFSTSRSPFRNGAAEWIRTAYHDAITHDKSSGQGGLDASLRFEMDRKENTGTQGLNDTFGFFSSYQSIRASMADLLALGVYTSVRECGGPVVQFRAGRIDATSPNEQGVPEPTTDLDTTKQQFAKAGFSEADMIAMVACGHSLGGVHGNDFPEITGNNSEQSFPKFDSTNGQFDNAVVTEYLASNTTNVLVIGPHDSNSDMRIFTSDHNATMRTLTNPNTFRTTCASILQRMVDTVPSTVTLTDPILPVDIKPASIKLSLTNATHLRFEGYIRIRMTERQKQGPIPEQLELPYKDRNGNQCPACVITAKPSTFQGGSGLGFDDWFQFYEFGVDIPSQIAISSFNVEFNDESHDNGGNGFPIHHEILDQPSQSCLLNLTDMTIVAAVRNDRVNLPTYADLEVKEFTQGVVGAVSITSRKVEMQSTGKVLGDYTFFSGRTTVDARTGWFTHYDLVNGEVKVEFRSSALFQGGTSCPQIP, from the exons ATGAAGGTTGGCACGTTCTTCCTCTCGTCTCTCCCAATCCTCTTTGTTCTTTTCTCCGAAACGTTCGGCTATACATGGCCATCATGGACCGACGAACTTGAAGACATCATGTATCTTCAAGGTGGTTTTTTCCATCGCGGCTTTCACGATGGCGTATCACCATGCACATTCTCTACCTCACGTTCACCCTTTCGCAATGGTGCAGCTGAATGGATCCGAACAGCTTACCACGACGCTATCACCCATGACAAGTCTTCTGGCCAAGGTGGGCTTGACGCGTCCCTCAGGTTCGAAATGGATCGAAAGGAGAACACTGGGACTCAAGGCCTGAACGATACCTTTggtttcttctcttcatATCAATCGATTCGAGCTAGCATGGCAGATTTGTTGGCATTGGGTGTGTATACATCGGTAAGGGAATGTGGTGGACCGGTGGTGCAATTTAGGGCAGGGAGGATTGATGCCACAAGCCCCAACGAACAGGGTGTTCCTGAGCCAACGACTGATTTGGATACTACGAAACAACAGTTTGCTAAAGCTGGCTTCAGCGAAGCTGATATGATTGCTATG GTGGCCTGTGGTCATTCACTCGGAGGAGTGCATGGAAATGATTTCCCCGAAATCACTGGCAACAACAGCGAGCAATCCTTCCCCAAGTTTGACAGTACTAACGGACAATTCGATAACGCTGTCGTCACGGAGTACCTTGCTAGCAACACGACTAACGTGCTCGTCATTGGTCCTCATGATAGCAACTCGGATATGAGAATATTCA CCTCCGATCATAATGCCACCATGCGCACACTGACGAATCCAAACACGTTCAGAACTACCTGTGCTTCCATTCTCCAGAGGATGGTCGACACGGTACCTTCAACGGTCACTCTCACCGACCCTATCTTACCTGTTGACATCAAGCCCGCCTCTATCAAGCTCTCACTAACCAACGCGACTCACCTCAGGTTTGAGGGCTACATTCGTATCCGCATGACCGAGAGACAAAAACAGGGACCGATACCCGAGCAACTCGAGTTACCCTACAAGGACAGGAACGGAAACCAATGTCCTGCGTGTGTTATTACCGCTAAGCCATCGACATTCCAGGGTGGGTCAGGATTGGGTTTCGATGATTGGTTCCAG TTCTACGAATTCGGAGTCGACATACCTTCTCAAATTGCCATCTCGTCTTTCAATGTCGAGTTCAACGATGAGTCTCATGATAACGGAGGCAATGGTTTCCCTATCCATCACGAAATCCTTGATCAGCCTTCCCAATCTTGCTTGCTCAATTTGACCGACATGACCATTGTTGCTGCTGTCCGCAATGATCGAGTCAATCTCCCTACGTATGCCGATCTAGAGGTGAAGGAATTCACCCAAGGCGTTGTCGGAGCTGTTAGTATCACCAGCAGGAAGGTTGAAATGCAGAGCACTGGGAAGGTGTTGGGAGATTACACTTTTTTCAGCGGCCGTACGACCGTTGATGCGAGGACAGGATGGTTTACGCATTATGACCTTGTCAATGGGGAGGTGAAAGTCGAGTTTCGGTCTTCGGCGTTGTTCCAGGGAGGAACTTCTTGC CCTCAGATCCCTTGA
- a CDS encoding uncharacterized protein (MEROPS:MER0059846): MSKFVQGIYTSLVVVQVCEHTPCFVQTSPILLYCFVSGQLQTLYCVIGDFTKMDKVVYDRTLLRTFTGGTIGLDFTVGFNDAKEDTPVIVVLHGLTGGSYEQYVRGILYPACSPVEKGGLGYRAVVMNFRGCADVPITSRQFYSAGFTDDIRTSLMYIQRRYPKAPLLGLGFSLGANVLIRYLAEEQEKSKLIAGCALGCPWDLRKNCDALDTSIIGKHVYSKGMGSNLSRLLKRHEAAVVWSEASDDSISTLPSSSPYAHPSHQPDPTFEAAVAKAASTILSLRSPTIRQFDDTFTCVAGGAPPTMPLGSANEYYNWASSHTVLKNVRRPLLTVNASDDPVVQHVPDIQGEGNEWTVVVVTGGGGHLGWFEANGYGDKQFNIKDDGENPHIMRWTTTPVLQWLKGVVEDLDLDTGSWTYTEDDDGWVQEIGGRYDIAYKVSENSDREDIVVGTELRKARGMVQGF, from the exons ATGTCCAAGTTTGTTCAGGGAATTTACACCTCCTTGGTGGTTGTTCAAGTATGTGAGCATACTCCATGTTTTGTCCAAACCTCACCGATACTGCTTTACTGCTTTGTTAGTGGACAACTTCAAACTCTGTATTGTGTTATCGGCGACTTTACGAAAATGGACAAAGTAGTATATGATCG GACTTTACTTCGTACATTCACTGGTGGCACGAT TGGTTTAGATTTTACTGTCGGGTTTAATGATGCGAAAGAAGACACCCCGGTTATTGTCGTCCTGCATGGGTTGACTGGAG GCTCGTACGAACAGTACGTAAGAGGCATCCTCTACCCGGCATGTTCACCGGTAGAGAAAGGAGGACTGGGTTATAGAGCAGTTGTAATGAACTTTCGTGGAT GTGCTGATGTACCCATCACATCACGACAGTTCTATTCTGCTGGTTTCACCGACGATATTAGGACCTCTCTGATGTACATTCAGCGAAGGTATCCCAAAGCCCCACTTTTAGGTCTCGGCTTCTCTCTCGGAGCCAACGTCCTCATTCGGTATCTCGCAGAAGAGCAGGAAAAGAGCAAGCTGATTGCTGGTTGTGCTTTGGGATGT CCTTGGGATCTGCGAAAGAATTGTGATGCACTGGATACGTCTATCATCGGGAAGCACGTTTACTCGAAAGGGATGGGCTCCAATCTATCCCGCCTTCTCAAGCGACATGAAGCTGCTGTCGTCTGGTCTGAAGCGAGCGATGATTCAATATCGACTCTCCCGTCGTCATCACCTTATGCCCATCCCTCTCACCAGCCAGATCCCACTTTTGAAGCTGCCGTTGCCAAAGCTGCATCCACCATTCTCTCTTTACGCTCCCCGACTATCCGACAATTCGACGATACATTTACGTGTGTTGCAGGTGGGGCTCCTCCGACAATGCCTCTCGGTTCAGCGAACGAATACTATAATTGGGCATCGAGTCACACTGTGTTAAAGAATGTTAGACGGCCTCTTTTGACAGTGAACGCCAGTGACGACCCGGTCGTGCAACATGTTCCGGATATTCAGGGAGAGGGTAACGAATGGACTGTGGTCGTCGTtacaggtggaggtggtcattTAGGATGGTTTGAAGCTAACGGATATGGAGACAAGCAATTTAATATCAAGGACGATGGTGAAAATCCTCATATCATGAGATGGACGACCACACCGGTGTTGCAGTGGTTGAAGGGGGTCGTTGAGGATCTCGATTTAGATACGGGATCATGGACTTACACGGAGGACGATGACGGATGGGTACAAGAAATCGGTGGACGCTATGATATAGCCTACAAGGTTTCAGAAAATTCAGACCGCGAGGACATAGTTGTCGGGACGGAGCTGAGGAAGGCAAGGGGCATGGTGCAAGGATTTTAG
- a CDS encoding uncharacterized protein (MEROPS:MER0059846): MQTQCGLFGGRLHMPPSRGFTGHPMGVLSWATKPEVHFHTEPVQLAVHKHSQLGQISKDKVSLKKFVGERCPSLFREFTPPWWLFNGQLQTLYCVIGDFTKMDKVVYDRTLLRTFTGGTIGLDFTVGFNDAKEDTPVIVVLHGLTGGSYEQYVRGILYPACSPVEKGGLGYRAVVMNFRGCADVPITSRQFYSAGFTDDIRTSLMYIQRRYPKAPLLGLGFSLGANVLIRYLAEEQEKSKLIAGCALGCPWDLRKNCDALDTSIIGKHVYSKGMGSNLSRLLKRHEAAVVWSEASDDSISTLPSSSPYAHPSHQPDPTFEAAVAKAASTILSLRSPTIRQFDDTFTCVAGGAPPTMPLGSANEYYNWASSHTVLKNVRRPLLTVNASDDPVVQHVPDIQGEGNEWTVVVVTGGGGHLGWFEANGYGDKQFNIKDDGENPHIMRWTTTPVLQWLKGVVEDLDLDTGSWTYTEDDDGWVQEIGGRYDIAYKVSENSDREDIVVGTELRKARGMVQGF, translated from the exons ATGCAGACACAGTGCGGATTATTCGGCGGACGTCTTCATATGCCGCCATCACGCGGTTTTACCGG ACATCCAATGGGAGTCCTTTCCTGGGCAACGAAACCGGAGGTCCACTTTCACACGGAACCCGTACAACTTGCAGTTCACAAGCACAGTCAACTTGGCCAGATCTCGAAGGACAAGGTCTCGTTGAAGAAGTTCGTTGGAGAGAGATGTCCAAGTTTGTTCAGGGAATTTACACCTCCTTGGTGGTTGTTCAA TGGACAACTTCAAACTCTGTATTGTGTTATCGGCGACTTTACGAAAATGGACAAAGTAGTATATGATCG GACTTTACTTCGTACATTCACTGGTGGCACGAT TGGTTTAGATTTTACTGTCGGGTTTAATGATGCGAAAGAAGACACCCCGGTTATTGTCGTCCTGCATGGGTTGACTGGAG GCTCGTACGAACAGTACGTAAGAGGCATCCTCTACCCGGCATGTTCACCGGTAGAGAAAGGAGGACTGGGTTATAGAGCAGTTGTAATGAACTTTCGTGGAT GTGCTGATGTACCCATCACATCACGACAGTTCTATTCTGCTGGTTTCACCGACGATATTAGGACCTCTCTGATGTACATTCAGCGAAGGTATCCCAAAGCCCCACTTTTAGGTCTCGGCTTCTCTCTCGGAGCCAACGTCCTCATTCGGTATCTCGCAGAAGAGCAGGAAAAGAGCAAGCTGATTGCTGGTTGTGCTTTGGGATGT CCTTGGGATCTGCGAAAGAATTGTGATGCACTGGATACGTCTATCATCGGGAAGCACGTTTACTCGAAAGGGATGGGCTCCAATCTATCCCGCCTTCTCAAGCGACATGAAGCTGCTGTCGTCTGGTCTGAAGCGAGCGATGATTCAATATCGACTCTCCCGTCGTCATCACCTTATGCCCATCCCTCTCACCAGCCAGATCCCACTTTTGAAGCTGCCGTTGCCAAAGCTGCATCCACCATTCTCTCTTTACGCTCCCCGACTATCCGACAATTCGACGATACATTTACGTGTGTTGCAGGTGGGGCTCCTCCGACAATGCCTCTCGGTTCAGCGAACGAATACTATAATTGGGCATCGAGTCACACTGTGTTAAAGAATGTTAGACGGCCTCTTTTGACAGTGAACGCCAGTGACGACCCGGTCGTGCAACATGTTCCGGATATTCAGGGAGAGGGTAACGAATGGACTGTGGTCGTCGTtacaggtggaggtggtcattTAGGATGGTTTGAAGCTAACGGATATGGAGACAAGCAATTTAATATCAAGGACGATGGTGAAAATCCTCATATCATGAGATGGACGACCACACCGGTGTTGCAGTGGTTGAAGGGGGTCGTTGAGGATCTCGATTTAGATACGGGATCATGGACTTACACGGAGGACGATGACGGATGGGTACAAGAAATCGGTGGACGCTATGATATAGCCTACAAGGTTTCAGAAAATTCAGACCGCGAGGACATAGTTGTCGGGACGGAGCTGAGGAAGGCAAGGGGCATGGTGCAAGGATTTTAG